The Anopheles gambiae chromosome 2, idAnoGambNW_F1_1, whole genome shotgun sequence genomic sequence CACCGAGCAGAGGCTTCTCGTTGGAGAGCGCGAAAGAACGGACACCGTTCAGGGCGGCCGGATCCTTGGTACCGATCGTACCGGCTATGCGCCGCCTTCGGAAGAACGTACGCTCCAGTGGGATCCAGAGCAGCATCAGCGCACCGAACACTACCATTGCGATGCCACAGAGCCGCACGATCGAGGGTATGGTTAGTGCTTGGCCGATTTCGCCCGCCAGCTCGGAGGGCATCAGCACGTGCTGCTCGAACCATAGCACGGGCAGGAAGACGCGTTTCACATCGGAGAAGAGGCTAGCGGAGCAAAAGGAAGGGATGTGTTAGCAAACGGTCCTTTAAATTGCCATTCTTCGCACAACTTACTTGATGTTCTCGTACGGTTCAATCATAATGTTTAGCTGCAAGCGTGCGGCTACGTCCAGCGGCACCGAGGTGGTCTGTAACGAATCATTCCCAACAAAACAGTTAGCACCATTTGCGCTACCTCACCTCACCGTAAGCAGCAAACTTACCGGCTCCATGGACATGTAAAACTGATGCTTATCCTTGGACGGGCTCAACCCCTCCACCTGGTCGAGATAGAACGGATCGGCACCGTAGTAGTGCGGGAAGGACACAAACACGGGCGTACCGAACCGGCAGGACGAGATGTTCAGCACCCCCGAGGGCACGATCTCGCCCGCACTGAAGCAGGCCGTCTCCGGGTAGAGCGTCCCGTTGTCGATCGCTCTCCGATCGCCCGAATACTTGTACGCCTTCAGCCCGTGAATGGTGACTTCCTCCTCAAAGTCGAGCGGCAAGCTGCGGCACATGTCGGGCGTGAACAGCTCGATCGGTCGCTCCTTGGACAGACCCGGTGGGTAGAACTCACCGGCCGATCCGTTCAGCATGCCGCACGTACCTTCGAAAAAGTCCGTCCGCGGCTTGTAGTTCCATTCGCCCATCTTGCCCAGCATGCCGATGTCCTCCACGCCCGTGTGCACGTTGTAGTGGCCGATCAGGTCCGCCGAGTTGTTACGctacacgattttttttagtgGAAAGGGAAAGGGTGGTGGTATAAGTGAATGTAATCAATGGTTTTACAACATTCGCTACTTACCGTGTAGAACCATCCGACACGATCGAACGGTACTTCGTCGGCGTCAAACATGTGTTTGCCCATCAGCACCATATTGTCCTCGTAGCCGTCGAACAGCAGCTCGCCCGCCGTTTTGACTACGTTGATCTTCTGCTCGTACACGTTCAACCCCAGAGAGACACCCTTCTGCTTGAGGTAGCCCCAGTATTTGGACCGTTTGGCTGCCGACTGAAAGTGACCAGATTGAAATGGGAATCCGTAAGCGATCGCAGGTTATAAAGGGACTTTGGGACTATCGTTTGAAGGTGATAGATCTTGCGTAATTCAATTCATAATATGAAAAGATCCAATGATAAATCAAAAACGTCCTTCTTGAGTAAGATTTAGGCTTAAAATACCTTCGTTTTAAGGCTGAAATGTGTACTTATGTACGTTTTCCAGGTTTTCTTAAAGGCTTATGAATGAAGATCGAGTGATCCTACGTATTTTAAAGCCATAACGGATAATTTAAAATGCCTAGTGCCTAGTCCTTATCTTAATAGAAGTTGCGGCCCATGGAAAAGAGTTTTAACGATCTGTTTTCATGGTACtatatttgtatttgtattaCGATTCAATTAATTTGAGCTTCTTGTGATCAATAGTTATATATTCCCTATATGTTCTAAATTAATGATTCAAATCAAATCCAACCGATGGAAGTTCATTAACATTCCTGCTTACTACGATTGGAAAGAGTAAACAGTGAAGCTGTACAGGTTTCATCCCCAAGCTCAGTAAACTTCTCAACGGTGAATCACAGTACGATCACATGTTACGAAACCACTCAGCAGTGCGGATAGGAATTCGTTCCATATTGTTTAATGCGTTAGCATGTTCATTAACTCCAGTCTTAATAGCCGGTTCCGCCACCGGCGGCCCGGCTTATCACGGTGGTGCATTATAGCGGTAATAAGATTGTCAATCCACAGTTCGCACTCAAGCATTGGGGGACTTTTGAATTGATCGCGATCGTGATCGATCAAATGCCTGGATGTACATGAGGTAACTTACCACAGCGACAATGTTGATACTACTAATCACATCGTCCAGGCTGCCGTTGCTGCCCTCCTCGTCGAAGTAGTAGAGGCTCTTCTTCCGGTAGCTCACGGTCGCGTTCGCATCGTGCCACTCGATGTCCACCTTGGTCGGATGCTCGATAAACCGGTACGGGCCGAGCTCCTCCAGGATCGGTTTCGTCGAGTGGTTCGTAATGTCCTCCGGGTTGGTCCAGTTGAAGAAGTACACGTCCATGGCGAGCGGAAACGGTGGCGACACCCAGGAATCGTAACTGCGCGACCCGGGTCGCAGCTTCAGCTCCTATGTTGCGGGCAATAAGGAAGGGGGGAAGCATATTAGCAAAGCGGTTAAACTTCATTCACTCCACATCCAATTGAACCGACCAATCGCGATCGTCCAAGCGCACACCGGCGAAGCAACTGGGGTTAATTGGACAGTCAATCGATCAGTTCGGGTGAGACCTTTCACAATTCAATTTCCCTGTCACTTTCGGTTCAGATCTTGCATGGCTTTCCCGTGCTTCCCTTTTGTCTGGCTTACCTCGTGCAGTATGTCCTGGAAAATGATCGGGAAGAACAGTATGAAGAAGGTCCCGCTGGCAACCAGCAGCAGTCCGGACGATGTAAGAATACACCGCCGGTTACAGAACTCCTTCACGAGCATCTTGCTGCGTCTCGGTGCTGCTACTCCAGCTCCTGTCGATGGTGATCTGCAAGTGGATGGAATGGGCACGAAATTAAACCAATTGCTAACCAAGCGCTGCTATCGGATTTGATCGTTTGTTAATTAAATTGCCAATGTGCATCCGTCGGCGTGTGACACAGTTCTCCACCCTGCAGGACCACACAAAGACGCACGTCTGCACCTTTCTTTGTTGTGGGTCATGGGTGCGTGTCGTCGCTTGATCTAGATGTGCCCGAGATGTGTGAGATCGTTCCCAGCCGCCACGGGAAGATGCTGCTCAGCGTGGCACAGGGTGTGTGACATTTTGAATTAACatcaatcaaaattcaatttgatCGGCCATCAAGCTATACCCTGCCACCTGCAGTCGCTCAGTGGCACCGGGGCAGCCTTGAACCAGACCCGAGCTCCGGGACGGTACATGAACCATTTATGTACATATCACGGCGAGACATCAGCCGCACAAAGTATCTTTATTAGAGGCTGATGGCTCATTACAGTTTCAGCTCCACCGCGCTTCATGACCTGTCCTGGCGAGATGTGTTTGACGATAGTCTCCGTAAGTGTACTTTAATCGTTCTCAAAACTGGCCAGAACCTGTTCTTGGTGGGAAGATGTCATTCTATCATCATCTGAGTGTGTTGTTAAGCAAatattgccaaaaaaaaaactggtaaAACAAATTGACATTAAGCAAACAGTATCCGACTGTATCCACCAAATAAGAACTCGTTTGTCTTATTCTCCCTCTGGTCTATCGCGATGCTCTTTGTAAGTTGGCAATAAATTGACGACCAAACCAAATGAGTCAACGAACATTCCAGCATTACAGCATAAAATATCTtcctcaaaaacaaaacaaaaaaaaacctcacacaaacacagccatAAGCTAGAGCGTTCAGCGACACCGAATGCGTGACGTTGTTTCATGGTTCGTCGACTGATGATCGTCTGCCAAACGTTCGCGTtggaaccaaaacaaaaccacacaaacaaatttaaaaccacacagtacacacacagaccggCACCAGTTAATTCACTCATTCATGGATGCTCAATTACATTGTTCGGCCCGCTTGTTCGCCCAAACCGATCGTAACGGGGTAACGGGGTAGTGGCGAATGAG encodes the following:
- the LOC1275053 gene encoding protein peste, with amino-acid sequence MLQSGQHPAADTEKATVVYQLASNGNHTNGDIGKVRSPSTGAGVAAPRRSKMLVKEFCNRRCILTSSGLLLVASGTFFILFFPIIFQDILHEELKLRPGSRSYDSWVSPPFPLAMDVYFFNWTNPEDITNHSTKPILEELGPYRFIEHPTKVDIEWHDANATVSYRKKSLYYFDEEGSNGSLDDVISSINIVAVSAAKRSKYWGYLKQKGVSLGLNVYEQKINVVKTAGELLFDGYEDNMVLMGKHMFDADEVPFDRVGWFYTRNNSADLIGHYNVHTGVEDIGMLGKMGEWNYKPRTDFFEGTCGMLNGSAGEFYPPGLSKERPIELFTPDMCRSLPLDFEEEVTIHGLKAYKYSGDRRAIDNGTLYPETACFSAGEIVPSGVLNISSCRFGTPVFVSFPHYYGADPFYLDQVEGLSPSKDKHQFYMSMEPTTSVPLDVAARLQLNIMIEPYENINLFSDVKRVFLPVLWFEQHVLMPSELAGEIGQALTIPSIVRLCGIAMVVFGALMLLWIPLERTFFRRRRIAGTIGTKDPAALNGVRSFALSNEKPLLGAGDKQKNGKATTATAIVLVDKLLEKPEKQPLPDRPQSPQSAEPESAPLIEGRNVTIVKA